One Halostagnicola kamekurae DNA segment encodes these proteins:
- the thsB gene encoding thermosome subunit beta has protein sequence MQQGQPMIVMSEDSQRVKDQDAQDYNISAARAVAEAVRSTLGPKGMDKMLVDSMGSVTITNDGVTILKEMDIDNPTAEMIIEVAETQEDEAGDGTTTAVAIAGELLKNAEDLLEQDIHPTAIIKGFHMAAEQARAEVDDIAEDIDPSDEELIRKTAETSMTGKGAEVNKEHLSQLIVDAVSGVTVETNDGENVVDLEFLNIETQTGRAVGESDLLEGGIVDKDPVHDNMPTDAEDADILLLNEPIEVEETDVDTEVSVTDPDQLQKFLDREEEQLKEKVQQIADLGADVVFCQKGIDDLAQHYLAKEGILAVRRAKKSDLEFLSEVVDAAVVSDLASASTEDLGFGDVTRDEEDELFYVEGEDAHGVTLLLRGSTDHVVDELERGVNDALDVVAQTVSDGRVLAGGGAIEVELASRLRDYADSVSGREQLAVEAFADSLELVPRVLAENAGLDSIDTLVDLRAAHEDGDVTAGLNVFSGDVEDTFDAGVVEPAHAKEQAVTSASEAANLVLKIDDIISAGDLSTDKGDDEGGAPGGAGGMGGMGGGMGGMM, from the coding sequence ATGCAACAGGGACAGCCGATGATCGTAATGAGCGAGGACTCCCAGCGCGTCAAAGACCAGGACGCGCAGGACTACAACATCAGCGCCGCTCGAGCGGTCGCCGAGGCCGTTCGCTCGACGCTCGGTCCGAAGGGAATGGACAAGATGCTCGTCGACTCGATGGGATCGGTCACCATCACGAACGACGGCGTCACCATCCTCAAGGAGATGGACATCGACAACCCGACGGCCGAGATGATCATCGAAGTCGCCGAAACGCAGGAGGACGAAGCCGGCGACGGCACAACGACCGCCGTCGCGATCGCGGGCGAGCTCCTCAAGAACGCAGAGGACCTGCTCGAGCAGGACATCCACCCGACGGCGATCATCAAAGGGTTCCACATGGCCGCAGAGCAGGCTCGAGCGGAGGTCGACGATATCGCCGAAGATATCGACCCCAGCGACGAGGAACTCATCCGCAAAACAGCGGAAACCTCGATGACCGGCAAGGGCGCCGAGGTCAACAAAGAGCACCTCTCGCAGCTCATCGTCGACGCCGTCTCCGGCGTCACCGTGGAAACGAACGACGGCGAGAACGTCGTCGACCTCGAGTTCCTCAACATCGAGACCCAGACTGGCCGAGCCGTCGGCGAGTCCGACCTCCTCGAGGGCGGCATCGTCGACAAGGACCCGGTCCACGACAACATGCCGACCGACGCCGAGGACGCTGATATTCTCCTGCTCAACGAGCCGATCGAAGTCGAGGAGACCGACGTCGACACCGAAGTCTCCGTGACGGATCCGGACCAGCTCCAGAAGTTCCTCGACCGCGAAGAAGAACAGCTCAAGGAGAAGGTCCAGCAGATCGCCGACCTCGGCGCGGACGTCGTCTTCTGTCAGAAGGGTATCGACGACCTCGCACAGCACTACCTCGCCAAAGAGGGTATCCTCGCCGTTCGCCGCGCGAAAAAGAGCGACCTCGAGTTCCTCTCGGAAGTCGTCGACGCGGCCGTCGTCTCGGACCTCGCAAGCGCGAGCACCGAGGACCTCGGCTTCGGCGACGTCACCCGAGACGAGGAAGACGAGCTGTTCTACGTCGAAGGGGAGGACGCCCACGGCGTCACGCTCCTCCTTCGGGGCTCGACCGACCACGTCGTCGACGAACTCGAGCGCGGCGTCAACGACGCGCTCGACGTCGTCGCACAGACCGTCTCCGACGGCCGCGTTCTGGCCGGCGGCGGCGCGATCGAGGTCGAACTCGCCTCGCGTCTGCGCGACTACGCTGACTCGGTCTCCGGACGCGAACAGCTCGCCGTCGAGGCGTTCGCAGACTCCCTCGAGCTCGTCCCGCGCGTGCTTGCGGAGAACGCCGGCCTCGACAGCATCGACACGCTCGTCGACCTCCGTGCGGCCCACGAGGACGGCGACGTTACGGCCGGCCTGAACGTCTTCTCGGGAGACGTCGAGGACACCTTCGACGCCGGTGTCGTCGAGCCAGCCCACGCGAAAGAACAGGCCGTGACCTCCGCGAGCGAGGCCGCGAACCTCGTGCTCAAAATCGACGACATCATCTCCGCCGGCGACCTCTCGACCGACAAGGGCGACGACGAGGGTGGCGCGCCCGGCGGTGCAGGCGGCATGGGCGGCATGGGCGGTGGCATGGGCGGCATGATGTAA
- the lrp gene encoding HTH-type transcriptional regulator Lrp → MTYENLDAKLVNALLGDGRASLRSLAEELDVSVTTVSNHLSDLEEQDVIDGYTPRVDYDAVGYDVTAVIQLKVEGNALPDITETLRDHKQMTSVYEVTGDYDVIAIGKFVDTDGMNEQIKALLTDPDIKASNTSVVLNSVSENEQFELEVREDE, encoded by the coding sequence ATGACGTACGAAAATCTCGATGCAAAGTTGGTGAATGCGTTGCTCGGCGACGGCCGGGCGAGTCTTCGAAGTCTCGCCGAGGAGCTCGACGTCTCCGTGACGACCGTCTCGAATCACCTCTCGGATCTGGAAGAACAGGACGTAATCGACGGCTATACCCCCCGCGTCGACTACGATGCGGTCGGCTACGACGTAACCGCGGTCATCCAGCTCAAAGTCGAAGGGAACGCGCTCCCCGACATCACCGAAACCCTCCGCGACCACAAGCAGATGACCAGCGTCTACGAGGTCACCGGCGACTACGACGTGATCGCCATCGGCAAGTTCGTCGACACCGACGGAATGAACGAGCAGATCAAAGCCCTGCTGACCGATCCGGACATCAAAGCCTCGAACACGAGCGTCGTTCTCAACTCAGTCTCGGAGAACGAACAGTTCGAACTCGAGGTCCGCGAAGACGAGTAG
- the glnA gene encoding type I glutamate--ammonia ligase: MTSGNITSTEQEVLDEIEEKDVDFLRLQFTDILGTVKNVSVPARQAEKAFTDGIYFDGSSIEGFVRIQESDMRLVPDPDTFAVLPWRNSEESASARMICDVYNTSTGEPFEGDPRYVLKQALERASDLGYTVNAAPEPEFFLFEEDEEGRATTDTNDAGGYFDLAPKDLASDVRRDIIYGLEDMGFEIEASHHEVAEGQHEINFEYEDALSTADNVATFRTVVRAIAAEHDLHATFMPKPIPKINGSGMHTHLSLFTEDGENAFHDGDDEFDLSEEAHAFTAGILEHAPAITAISNPTVNSYKRLVPGYEAPVYIAWSDRNRSALIRKPAARIPAASRIEARFPDPSCNPYLALAALIHAGLEGIEKGLECPDPVRENIYDFDEDKREEYGIETLPTNLGEAVDALEEDEIIYNALGDHIAQKFVEAKSQEFQEYLVDVSQWELDRYLETF, translated from the coding sequence ATGACAAGCGGAAACATCACATCTACGGAACAGGAGGTATTAGACGAGATCGAAGAGAAGGACGTCGACTTCCTTCGACTCCAGTTCACCGACATCCTCGGAACGGTCAAGAACGTCTCCGTTCCGGCCCGACAGGCCGAGAAAGCGTTCACCGACGGTATTTACTTCGACGGTTCTTCGATCGAAGGCTTCGTTCGAATTCAGGAATCTGACATGCGTCTCGTTCCGGATCCGGACACCTTCGCCGTCCTGCCGTGGAGAAACAGCGAAGAGAGCGCGTCCGCGCGGATGATCTGTGACGTGTACAACACGTCGACGGGCGAGCCGTTCGAGGGCGACCCGCGCTACGTTCTCAAACAGGCCCTAGAGCGCGCATCGGACCTCGGCTATACGGTCAACGCCGCGCCGGAACCGGAGTTCTTCCTGTTCGAAGAGGACGAAGAAGGTCGCGCGACGACGGACACCAACGACGCCGGCGGCTACTTCGACCTCGCACCGAAAGACCTCGCCAGCGACGTGCGCCGCGACATCATCTACGGCCTCGAGGACATGGGCTTCGAGATCGAAGCCAGTCACCACGAAGTCGCAGAGGGTCAACACGAGATCAACTTCGAGTACGAAGACGCCCTCTCGACAGCCGATAACGTCGCCACGTTCCGCACCGTCGTTCGCGCGATCGCGGCCGAACACGACCTGCACGCGACCTTCATGCCCAAGCCGATTCCGAAGATCAACGGCTCGGGCATGCACACGCACCTCTCGCTTTTCACCGAGGATGGCGAGAACGCGTTCCACGACGGCGACGACGAGTTCGACCTCTCGGAGGAAGCCCACGCTTTCACCGCCGGGATCTTAGAGCACGCGCCGGCGATCACGGCCATCTCGAACCCCACGGTCAACAGCTACAAGCGTCTGGTCCCGGGCTACGAAGCGCCAGTTTACATCGCGTGGTCCGACCGCAACCGCTCGGCGCTGATCCGCAAGCCGGCCGCGCGCATCCCGGCGGCCTCGCGTATCGAAGCCCGCTTCCCCGATCCGTCGTGTAACCCGTACCTCGCGCTCGCCGCGCTCATCCACGCCGGCCTCGAGGGCATCGAGAAGGGCCTCGAGTGTCCGGACCCGGTTCGCGAGAACATCTACGACTTCGACGAAGACAAACGCGAAGAGTACGGCATCGAGACGCTCCCGACGAACCTCGGCGAAGCGGTCGACGCGCTCGAGGAAGACGAGATCATTTACAACGCGCTCGGCGACCACATCGCACAGAAGTTCGTCGAGGCCAAGAGTCAGGAGTTCCAGGAGTACCTGGTCGACGTCTCCCAGTGGGAACTCGACCGGTACCTCGAGACGTTCTAA
- a CDS encoding YihY/virulence factor BrkB family protein translates to MIDHRRLLEVGRRAVFLARTEQLTLLAAGVAYYAFVSLVPLMLLALGVAATIGGQQLAGYVTTAADDVLTPPAQRLLAETITDETGRQSATVVGALGLLWGSSRVFRGLDRAFSEVYGTASSKSLVDTFWDVLIVSAAVMGGLIGITVAEIVLAFVPIVGGALIGPVLVLAGLFAAFLPMFVVFPGVDVDLREAIPGTVVASVGWFLLSRIFSVYADFVDEYAIYGALGAVLLVLVWLYVGSIVVVFGAVVNAVLAGRDTDRQLQSPGVRQVSTEAMTDDATGADGDRSDDRTSAQTRDRADDPAALREEIERLRDRLESFEADVDRRTVERDSLEEELKRYVRGRIRSGHFVGWGPYVVLLYGTAMAIAAFYFLDGIWAILAMFTVWTSTLGVYVLMVLFGAGVSALGIPGRLRDRIGEWRS, encoded by the coding sequence GTGATCGACCACAGACGGCTCCTCGAGGTGGGACGGCGCGCCGTCTTCCTCGCCCGGACCGAGCAGTTAACGCTGTTAGCTGCCGGCGTTGCCTACTACGCGTTCGTTTCGCTCGTCCCGCTGATGTTGCTCGCGCTCGGGGTGGCGGCGACGATCGGCGGCCAACAGCTCGCGGGATACGTAACGACGGCCGCGGACGACGTGCTCACGCCACCCGCACAGCGGCTCCTCGCGGAGACGATCACCGACGAGACCGGACGACAGAGCGCGACCGTCGTCGGCGCGCTCGGACTCCTCTGGGGCTCGAGTCGGGTCTTTCGCGGCCTCGATCGAGCGTTCTCAGAGGTGTACGGTACCGCGTCCTCGAAGTCGCTCGTCGATACGTTCTGGGACGTGTTAATCGTCAGCGCCGCCGTTATGGGGGGACTTATCGGCATCACGGTCGCCGAGATCGTCCTCGCGTTTGTCCCGATCGTCGGTGGCGCGTTGATCGGTCCCGTGCTGGTTCTGGCGGGCCTGTTCGCCGCGTTCTTGCCGATGTTCGTCGTCTTCCCGGGAGTCGACGTCGATCTCCGCGAAGCGATCCCCGGAACTGTCGTCGCCTCGGTCGGCTGGTTTCTGCTGAGTCGGATCTTTTCGGTCTACGCGGACTTCGTGGACGAGTACGCTATCTACGGCGCGCTCGGCGCGGTCTTGTTAGTTCTCGTCTGGCTGTACGTCGGCTCGATCGTCGTCGTCTTCGGCGCTGTCGTCAACGCCGTGCTCGCGGGTCGTGATACGGATCGGCAGCTACAAAGTCCCGGCGTGCGACAGGTTTCGACAGAAGCGATGACCGACGACGCTACGGGTGCCGACGGAGACCGATCGGACGACCGCACGAGCGCCCAGACGCGGGACAGAGCCGACGATCCGGCGGCGCTCAGAGAAGAGATCGAACGGCTTCGCGATCGCCTCGAGTCCTTCGAAGCCGACGTCGACCGACGAACGGTCGAGCGCGATTCGCTCGAGGAGGAACTCAAACGATACGTCAGAGGCCGGATCCGGAGCGGCCACTTCGTGGGCTGGGGACCGTACGTCGTCTTGCTCTACGGAACGGCGATGGCGATCGCGGCGTTTTACTTCCTCGATGGGATCTGGGCCATCCTCGCGATGTTTACCGTCTGGACGTCGACGCTCGGCGTCTACGTCCTGATGGTGCTTTTCGGTGCCGGGGTCTCGGCGCTCGGGATTCCGGGTCGGCTGCGCGATCGCATCGGCGAGTGGCGATCCTAA